One genomic segment of Arthrobacter sp. zg-Y1110 includes these proteins:
- a CDS encoding DNA-directed RNA polymerase subunit beta': MSNDSTFGLMRIGLATADEIRGWSYGEVKKPETINYRTLKPEKDGLFCEKIFGPSRDWECYCGKYKRVRFKGIICERCGVEVTRAKVRRERMGHIELAAPVTHIWYFKGVPSRLGYLLDLAPKDLEKVIYFAAYMITSVDEENRHAELPNLQAEHDVERKHLVDQRDSDIAAIAKDLEGELARLEGEGAKAADKKKARDSADRQMAKVRRDADNNIERLEQVWDRFKNLKVGDLEGDEGLYRELRDRYGLYFEGSMGAEAIKKRLEDFDMQAESENLRDIIQNGKGQRKTRALKRLKVVNAFLTTTNSPLGMVLDAVPVIPPELRPMVQLDGGRFATSDLNDLYRRVINRNNRLKRLLDLGAPEIIVNNEKRMLQEAVDSLFDNGRRGRPVTGPGNRPLKSLSDMLKGKQGRFRQNLLGKRVDYSGRSVIVVGPQLKLHQCGLPKQMALELFKPFVMKRLVDLNHAQNIKSAKRMVERFRPQVWDVLEEIITEHPVLLNRAPTLHRLGIQAFEPQLVEGKALQLHPLVCGAFNADFDGDQMAVHLPLSPEAQAEARILMLSSNNILKPSDGRPVTLPSQDMIIGLHHLTTKRNGAAGEGRVFGSMAEAIMAFDMGELHLNALVKMRVDGFVPSAGQPAPEGWEEGTPALIETSLGQVIFNQTLPADYPWVKEVADKGQLSAIVNDLAERYPKVVTAATLDNLKDAGFYWATRSGVTVAISDIAAPIDKPAIMEGYEAQAAKVESQYGKGLIAEDERRQELIDIWNKATNEVAAAMRANMPEFNNINRMVSSGARGNWLQVRQIAGIRGLVANPKGEIIPRPIKSSYREGLSVLEYFIATHGARKGLADTALRTANSGYLTRRLVDVSQDVIVREEDCGTERGLNVTIAVPDSNGELQLHEEVENSAYARTLATDVTDAQGNVLAKGGDDVGDVLIAKLFEAGVTDIKVRSVLTCESAVGTCALCYGRSLATGKTVDIGEAVGIIAAQSIGEPGTQLTMRTFHTGGVASAEDITQGLPRIQELFEARTPKGVAPISETAGRVTLEETDRQMRLVVTPDDGSEEIAYPVLRRARLLVADGDHVEVGQQLVFGAVDPKQILRILGPRKAQEFLVDEVQRVYRSQGVGIHDKHVEVIVRQMLRRVTVIESGDSDLLPGELTERRRFESENRRVVSEGKKPASGRPELMGITKASLATESWLSAASFQETTRVLTQAAMEGKSDPLLGLKENVIIGKLIPAGTGLPRYTEVTVEPTEEAKANLFTGPSAFSDFDYAGVDGGLSPEFHAIPLDDYDMGSDFR, from the coding sequence ATGTCCAACGATTCCACGTTCGGCCTCATGCGAATCGGCCTTGCCACCGCGGATGAAATCCGCGGCTGGTCATACGGCGAAGTCAAGAAGCCGGAAACCATCAACTACCGAACCCTGAAGCCGGAGAAGGACGGTCTTTTCTGCGAAAAGATCTTCGGTCCTTCCCGCGACTGGGAATGCTACTGCGGTAAGTACAAGCGCGTCCGCTTCAAGGGCATCATCTGTGAGCGCTGCGGCGTCGAGGTCACCCGTGCCAAGGTGCGCCGCGAACGCATGGGCCACATTGAGCTCGCCGCTCCGGTCACCCACATCTGGTACTTCAAGGGTGTTCCGTCCCGCCTGGGCTACCTGCTGGACCTGGCACCGAAGGACCTTGAGAAGGTCATCTACTTCGCTGCCTATATGATCACCTCGGTGGACGAAGAGAACCGCCACGCGGAACTGCCGAACCTGCAGGCCGAGCACGACGTGGAGCGCAAGCACCTCGTCGACCAGCGCGACTCCGACATTGCCGCGATCGCCAAGGACCTGGAAGGCGAGCTTGCCCGCCTCGAGGGCGAAGGCGCCAAGGCTGCCGATAAGAAGAAGGCACGCGACTCCGCCGACCGCCAGATGGCCAAGGTCCGCCGCGACGCCGACAACAACATCGAGCGCCTCGAGCAGGTCTGGGACCGGTTCAAGAACCTCAAGGTCGGCGACCTGGAGGGCGACGAAGGCCTCTACCGCGAACTGCGTGACCGTTACGGTCTGTACTTCGAAGGCTCCATGGGTGCCGAAGCCATCAAGAAGCGTCTTGAAGACTTCGACATGCAGGCCGAGTCCGAGAACCTGCGCGACATCATCCAGAACGGCAAGGGCCAGCGCAAGACGCGTGCCCTGAAGCGCCTGAAGGTTGTCAACGCGTTCCTGACCACCACGAACAGCCCGCTGGGCATGGTCCTGGACGCCGTTCCGGTTATCCCGCCGGAACTGCGCCCGATGGTCCAGCTCGACGGCGGCCGCTTCGCGACGTCGGACCTTAACGACCTGTACCGCCGCGTGATCAACCGCAACAACCGCCTGAAGCGCCTGCTGGATCTCGGTGCCCCCGAGATCATCGTGAACAACGAAAAGCGGATGCTCCAGGAAGCTGTTGACTCCCTGTTCGACAACGGCCGCCGCGGCCGTCCGGTCACCGGACCGGGCAACCGTCCGCTGAAGTCGCTGTCCGACATGCTCAAGGGCAAGCAGGGCCGCTTCCGCCAGAACCTGCTGGGTAAGCGCGTTGACTACTCCGGCCGTTCCGTTATCGTCGTTGGCCCGCAGCTGAAGCTGCACCAGTGCGGCCTGCCGAAGCAGATGGCACTGGAGCTCTTCAAGCCGTTCGTGATGAAGCGCCTGGTTGACCTCAACCACGCCCAGAACATCAAGAGCGCCAAGCGCATGGTCGAGCGTTTCCGTCCGCAGGTCTGGGACGTACTGGAAGAGATCATCACCGAACACCCGGTGCTGCTCAACCGTGCACCCACCCTGCACCGCCTCGGCATCCAGGCCTTCGAGCCGCAGCTCGTTGAAGGTAAGGCCCTTCAGCTGCACCCGCTGGTCTGCGGCGCCTTCAACGCTGACTTCGACGGCGACCAGATGGCAGTCCACCTGCCGCTGAGCCCCGAAGCCCAGGCTGAAGCACGCATCCTGATGCTGTCCTCGAACAACATCCTGAAGCCGTCCGACGGCCGCCCGGTCACCCTGCCCTCGCAGGATATGATCATCGGCCTGCACCACCTGACCACGAAGCGGAACGGTGCTGCCGGTGAAGGCCGCGTGTTCGGTTCCATGGCCGAAGCCATCATGGCCTTCGACATGGGCGAGCTGCACCTGAACGCACTGGTGAAGATGCGCGTGGACGGCTTCGTCCCCAGCGCAGGCCAGCCGGCACCGGAAGGTTGGGAAGAGGGCACTCCTGCCCTCATCGAAACCTCCCTCGGCCAGGTCATCTTCAACCAGACGCTGCCCGCGGACTACCCGTGGGTGAAGGAAGTTGCCGATAAGGGCCAGCTCTCCGCGATCGTCAACGATCTGGCTGAGCGCTACCCGAAGGTCGTCACGGCTGCAACGCTGGACAACCTGAAGGACGCCGGTTTCTACTGGGCCACCCGCTCGGGCGTTACCGTTGCCATCTCCGATATCGCGGCTCCGATCGACAAGCCCGCCATTATGGAAGGCTACGAAGCGCAGGCTGCCAAGGTTGAAAGCCAGTACGGCAAGGGCCTGATCGCTGAAGACGAGCGCCGCCAGGAACTGATCGACATCTGGAACAAGGCCACCAACGAGGTTGCTGCTGCAATGCGGGCGAACATGCCCGAGTTCAACAACATCAACCGCATGGTGTCCTCCGGTGCCCGTGGTAACTGGCTGCAGGTCCGCCAGATTGCCGGTATCCGTGGCCTGGTGGCCAACCCTAAGGGCGAGATCATCCCGCGCCCGATCAAGTCCTCCTACCGTGAGGGCCTGTCGGTGCTGGAATACTTCATCGCCACCCACGGTGCCCGTAAGGGTCTCGCCGATACCGCTCTGCGTACCGCCAACTCGGGTTACCTGACCCGTCGTCTGGTGGACGTTTCCCAGGACGTCATTGTCCGCGAGGAAGACTGCGGCACCGAGCGCGGCCTGAACGTAACCATCGCGGTTCCGGACTCCAACGGTGAACTGCAGCTGCACGAAGAGGTCGAGAACTCGGCGTACGCCCGTACGCTGGCCACCGACGTCACCGATGCACAGGGCAACGTCCTGGCCAAGGGCGGCGACGATGTGGGCGACGTCCTCATCGCCAAGCTGTTCGAAGCCGGCGTCACCGACATCAAGGTCCGCTCCGTACTCACCTGTGAGTCCGCCGTCGGTACCTGTGCACTTTGCTACGGCCGCTCCCTGGCCACGGGTAAGACCGTGGACATCGGCGAGGCCGTGGGCATCATTGCCGCACAGTCCATTGGTGAGCCGGGTACCCAGCTGACCATGCGTACCTTCCACACCGGTGGTGTTGCTTCCGCTGAGGACATCACCCAGGGTCTGCCCCGTATCCAGGAGCTCTTCGAAGCACGTACGCCTAAGGGTGTTGCTCCGATCTCCGAGACCGCGGGTCGGGTCACGCTGGAAGAGACCGACCGCCAGATGCGTCTGGTTGTCACTCCCGACGACGGCTCCGAGGAAATCGCGTACCCGGTCCTGCGCCGTGCCCGCCTGCTGGTTGCCGACGGCGACCACGTAGAGGTTGGCCAGCAGCTGGTCTTCGGTGCGGTGGATCCCAAGCAGATCCTCCGTATCCTCGGCCCGCGCAAGGCACAGGAATTCCTGGTGGACGAAGTCCAGCGCGTGTACCGCAGCCAGGGTGTGGGCATCCACGACAAGCACGTCGAGGTTATTGTCCGCCAGATGCTGCGCCGCGTAACCGTGATCGAGTCCGGCGATTCCGATCTGCTCCCGGGTGAGCTGACCGAACGCCGCCGCTTCGAAAGCGAGAACCGCCGCGTCGTTTCGGAAGGCAAGAAGCCTGCTTCGGGCCGTCCGGAACTCATGGGTATCACCAAGGCCTCCCTGGCCACCGAGTCCTGGCTGTCCGCAGCTTCCTTCCAGGAGACAACCCGCGTCCTGACGCAGGCTGCCATGGAAGGCAAGAGCGATCCGCTGCTCGGCCTCAAGGAGAACGTCATCATCGGTAAGCTGATCCCGGCCGGAACGGGCCTGCCCCGTTACACCGAGGTCACTGTCGAGCCGACCGAAGAAGCAAAGGCCAATCTCTTCACCGGCCCGAGCGCCTTCAGCGACTTCGACTACGCCGGCGTTGACGGCGGCCTGAGCCCTGAGTTCCACGCCATCCCGCTGGATGACTACGACATGGGCAGCGACTTCCGCTAA
- a CDS encoding 4-hydroxybenzoate 3-monooxygenase, whose amino-acid sequence MGAERTILKTQVGIVGGGPAGLMLSHLLSKSGIDNIVVEKRDRETIRTTHRAGILEHGSVRMLTDTGVSNRVLTEGYRHEGIDLRFGGESHRIDFEDLVGESVWLYPQNEVFTDLAAARERDHGDVRYGVSETSVADLATETPKILFTDSDGRDFEIHCEILVGSDGSGGICKRSIPKEARTDNFIEYPFAWFGILTKAAPSAPELIYANSDRGFALISQRNDSVQRMYFQCDPNEDADAWSEDRIWDELQARVDGPDGFELTRGPIFEKTVLKFRSYVCEPLRYGNLFLAGDAGHTVPPTGAKGLNLALADVKVLFEAIDSFYATKSPDLLDGYSDKALERVWRAQNFSYWMTSMLHTRADASPFERKRALGELSGVVSSRHGSAYLAEAYTGWPHD is encoded by the coding sequence ATGGGTGCAGAGCGCACTATCCTCAAGACGCAGGTCGGCATTGTGGGCGGCGGCCCTGCCGGACTGATGCTTTCGCACCTGCTGTCGAAGTCCGGCATCGACAATATCGTGGTGGAGAAGCGGGACCGCGAGACCATCCGCACCACCCACCGGGCCGGCATCCTGGAGCATGGAAGTGTCCGCATGCTGACCGACACCGGGGTAAGCAACCGGGTGCTTACGGAGGGGTACCGCCACGAGGGCATCGACCTGCGCTTCGGCGGTGAGAGCCACCGGATCGATTTTGAAGACCTGGTGGGGGAGTCCGTGTGGCTGTACCCGCAGAACGAGGTCTTCACGGACCTGGCCGCCGCCCGGGAACGGGACCACGGCGATGTCCGCTACGGAGTCAGCGAAACATCCGTCGCGGACCTGGCGACGGAAACCCCCAAAATCCTGTTCACAGACAGCGACGGCCGGGACTTTGAAATCCATTGTGAAATCCTGGTGGGCTCCGACGGCTCCGGCGGAATCTGCAAGCGCTCCATCCCCAAGGAAGCGCGCACGGATAACTTCATCGAATACCCCTTCGCCTGGTTCGGCATCCTCACCAAGGCCGCACCCAGTGCCCCGGAACTGATCTATGCCAATTCCGACCGCGGCTTTGCCCTGATCAGCCAGCGCAACGACTCCGTCCAGCGGATGTACTTCCAGTGTGATCCGAACGAGGACGCGGATGCGTGGAGCGAGGACCGCATCTGGGACGAACTCCAGGCGCGGGTGGACGGCCCGGACGGCTTCGAGCTGACGCGGGGCCCCATCTTCGAAAAGACCGTCCTGAAGTTCCGCAGCTATGTGTGTGAACCCCTGCGGTACGGCAACCTGTTCCTGGCGGGCGACGCCGGACACACGGTTCCGCCCACCGGCGCCAAGGGCCTCAACCTTGCCCTGGCCGACGTGAAGGTACTGTTCGAGGCCATTGACTCGTTCTACGCCACCAAGTCCCCTGACCTGCTGGACGGGTACAGTGACAAGGCACTCGAGCGGGTCTGGCGCGCGCAGAACTTCTCCTATTGGATGACGTCGATGCTGCACACCCGGGCGGACGCCAGCCCCTTCGAACGCAAGCGTGCGCTGGGAGAGCTCAGCGGCGTCGTCTCCTCCCGGCACGGCAGCGCCTACCTGGCCGAGGCCTACACGGGCTGGCCGCACGACTAG
- a CDS encoding MFS transporter, giving the protein MAKSGAGVWALPAFRGLWLATTAVHAGRDVAVFAVSVGMISVLGATPFQAGLAAPLSSAGPLLFGLVAGVAVDRWGQRRTMLAMTWVRAAAYAWAVASFFLGWLEAWQLLLVILVVGIADVFFMAAHTSVLPRLVGRHRIADAASSLMASEQVVSLAGPAAGGILVRLLPAPAVLAVSAATQLVAAAGLARLPPDNPAPPKTDRPGIREAVATGVRFIAGHRVLLALIMTTTTNNFAAGLYQAAESWFILHDLAMDPALFGAIWSVSAVGGIVGAVLAPRIGKAIGPLRAMLLAALMMPLNFALVPLTALWPHLAVLSIGVSFTLFGLALGLMMVNSSALTTALIPDDLLARVSSTRRTLTQGSVVLGGVLGAVLLGWIGAVPTLWLAVAVALGQCVFLLLIGVPRRGALLASELPAEPEPLPAPGRQTGP; this is encoded by the coding sequence GTGGCAAAATCAGGGGCGGGCGTCTGGGCGCTGCCTGCTTTCCGCGGCCTGTGGCTGGCTACCACTGCGGTGCACGCCGGCCGTGATGTCGCCGTGTTTGCCGTGTCTGTGGGAATGATCTCCGTGCTCGGCGCTACGCCGTTCCAAGCCGGGCTGGCCGCACCCCTAAGCAGCGCCGGGCCGCTGCTCTTCGGGCTGGTGGCAGGGGTGGCTGTTGACCGGTGGGGGCAGCGGCGGACCATGCTCGCCATGACCTGGGTCCGTGCAGCAGCCTATGCCTGGGCCGTTGCGTCGTTCTTCCTGGGCTGGCTGGAGGCATGGCAGCTGCTGCTCGTGATCCTGGTGGTCGGGATTGCCGACGTGTTCTTTATGGCCGCCCATACCTCGGTATTGCCGAGGCTGGTGGGACGGCACCGGATCGCCGATGCCGCATCTTCGCTGATGGCCTCCGAGCAGGTGGTGTCCCTGGCCGGTCCGGCGGCCGGCGGGATACTGGTGCGGCTTCTCCCGGCGCCGGCCGTGCTTGCCGTAAGCGCAGCCACACAGCTGGTCGCCGCCGCGGGACTGGCCCGGCTGCCCCCGGACAACCCGGCCCCGCCGAAGACGGATCGGCCGGGCATCCGGGAAGCCGTCGCGACGGGGGTCAGGTTCATCGCCGGCCATCGCGTTCTGCTGGCACTGATCATGACTACCACTACCAACAACTTCGCCGCCGGTCTCTACCAGGCTGCCGAGTCCTGGTTCATCCTTCACGATCTGGCAATGGACCCGGCGCTCTTCGGTGCCATCTGGTCCGTCAGCGCCGTCGGCGGAATCGTCGGTGCGGTGCTGGCCCCGCGTATTGGGAAGGCGATCGGCCCGCTCCGCGCCATGCTGCTGGCAGCGCTGATGATGCCGCTGAACTTCGCGCTCGTGCCGCTCACTGCACTGTGGCCGCATCTCGCGGTGCTGAGCATCGGGGTATCGTTCACCCTTTTCGGCCTCGCTCTTGGCCTGATGATGGTGAACAGCTCGGCCCTGACCACTGCACTGATCCCGGATGACCTTCTGGCCCGCGTTTCGTCCACCCGTCGCACCCTCACCCAGGGCTCCGTTGTGCTGGGCGGTGTCCTCGGAGCGGTGCTGCTGGGCTGGATCGGTGCTGTGCCGACCCTTTGGCTGGCCGTGGCCGTGGCATTGGGCCAGTGCGTGTTCCTGCTGCTGATAGGGGTGCCCCGGCGGGGTGCGCTGCTGGCCTCGGAGCTTCCCGCGGAGCCGGAGCCACTGCCCGCCCCCGGACGGCAAACCGGTCCCTAA
- a CDS encoding IclR family transcriptional regulator, producing MANSPSGESMTSRIVRVISAFDETHQAMPIAMLARRAGLPLSTAHRIVNELMGHGFLQREADGGVRLGLRLWELANRSSAALGLKQIAMPFMEDIQAVVRQHTQLSVLRQDEVLFIERLSSHGSVLNHAKVAGRLPVHVSSSGMVMMAHSPRHVQEEYLAQQNPDASEEKRLRSSWAKMRLEGSASLPGAVVPDTTGIAVPVFGPGGTAVAAIGVVVPTGSEHISSTIPALMTAARGISRGLGVRAEAAGPHYQR from the coding sequence ATGGCCAATTCCCCGAGCGGCGAGTCCATGACCAGCCGGATCGTGCGGGTCATCAGTGCCTTCGACGAAACCCACCAGGCCATGCCCATCGCCATGCTGGCCCGCCGCGCCGGGCTGCCGCTGTCCACCGCGCACCGGATCGTGAACGAATTGATGGGGCACGGCTTCCTGCAGCGGGAGGCCGACGGCGGCGTCCGTCTGGGCCTTCGCCTGTGGGAACTGGCCAACCGCAGCTCCGCCGCCCTCGGCCTCAAACAGATTGCCATGCCGTTTATGGAAGACATCCAGGCAGTGGTTCGGCAGCACACCCAGCTGTCCGTGCTGCGCCAGGATGAGGTGCTGTTCATCGAACGCCTCTCCAGCCACGGATCGGTGCTGAACCACGCGAAGGTCGCCGGCCGGCTCCCTGTCCACGTCTCCTCATCGGGGATGGTGATGATGGCCCACTCGCCGCGGCACGTACAGGAGGAGTACCTGGCGCAGCAGAACCCGGATGCCTCCGAGGAAAAGCGGCTGCGTTCTTCCTGGGCAAAAATGCGCCTGGAAGGCAGCGCAAGCCTGCCCGGCGCCGTCGTTCCGGACACCACGGGAATAGCCGTGCCCGTCTTCGGCCCGGGCGGCACGGCCGTGGCCGCGATCGGAGTCGTGGTGCCCACCGGCAGCGAACACATCTCTTCGACCATCCCGGCGCTGATGACTGCTGCCCGCGGAATCTCCCGCGGCCTGGGCGTCCGGGCAGAGGCCGCAGGACCCCACTACCAGCGCTGA
- the pcaH gene encoding protocatechuate 3,4-dioxygenase subunit beta, producing MEMEENLFSNSHVIEKLDAAEASQDQISAEIAAVHAEYSKGVDDGAAEETQPRIDFTPYRSSLLRHPTKDPHHVDPETIELWSPAFGHQDVHALESDLTIQHNGEPMGERIIVRGRILDGDGHPVRNQLVEIWQANSAGRYIHKRDQHPAPLDPNFTGVGRCITTDDGSYEFTTIKPGPYPWKNHYNAWRPAHIHFSLFGTDFTQRMITQMYFPGDPLFALDPIYQSITDSKARDRLVATYDHNITSHEWATGYNWDIVLTGSNRTWMEDEDAE from the coding sequence ATGGAAATGGAAGAGAACCTTTTCTCGAACAGCCATGTCATCGAGAAGCTGGACGCAGCCGAGGCCTCACAGGACCAGATCTCCGCTGAAATCGCCGCGGTCCACGCCGAGTACTCCAAGGGGGTGGACGACGGCGCCGCAGAGGAAACCCAGCCCCGCATCGATTTCACTCCCTACCGCAGTTCGCTCCTGCGCCACCCCACCAAGGATCCGCACCACGTGGACCCCGAAACCATCGAGCTGTGGTCCCCGGCATTCGGCCACCAGGACGTCCACGCGCTCGAGAGCGATCTGACCATCCAGCACAACGGCGAACCGATGGGGGAGCGGATCATCGTCCGCGGACGCATCCTCGACGGCGACGGGCACCCCGTCCGCAACCAGCTGGTGGAAATCTGGCAGGCCAACTCCGCCGGCCGCTACATCCACAAGCGCGACCAGCACCCGGCCCCGCTGGACCCGAACTTCACCGGCGTCGGCCGCTGCATCACCACCGACGACGGTTCCTACGAGTTCACCACCATCAAGCCCGGTCCGTACCCGTGGAAGAACCACTACAACGCCTGGCGGCCGGCGCACATCCACTTCTCACTCTTCGGCACCGACTTCACCCAGCGCATGATCACCCAGATGTACTTCCCCGGGGATCCGCTTTTCGCGCTGGATCCGATCTACCAGTCGATTACGGACTCCAAGGCGCGCGACCGCCTCGTGGCCACGTACGACCACAACATCACCTCGCATGAGTGGGCCACCGGCTACAACTGGGACATCGTGCTCACCGGCAGCAACCGCACCTGGATGGAAGACGAGGACGCAGAGTAA